The proteins below come from a single Papaver somniferum cultivar HN1 chromosome 11, ASM357369v1, whole genome shotgun sequence genomic window:
- the LOC113322463 gene encoding uncharacterized protein LOC113322463 isoform X1 — translation MDEEDIGKFTDAVREFNSMTRLDAWKSTILLRAKEALKAKEDGAMFSKLITIYEYQLAKALAEPVEYMLNPIAAEPVESVVLSGGNPDLSHSTTDAILIKKILNFGQVVKVKIFTDESGKRSKGFAFIQYTCQDDAVVLPNLTLRNWSLHFLWFTSCSLFTVSWELLIGIFATAFPCKLSNT, via the exons ATGGATGAGGAAGATATTGGAAAATTTACTGACGCAGTGAGGGAATTTAATAGCATGACCCGACTG GATGCATGGAAGAGTACAATATTGCTGAGAGCAAAGGAAGCACTGAAGGCAAAAGAAGACGG TGCAATGTTCTCAAAACTGATTACCATCTATGAG TATCAACTTGCGAAAGCACTTGCTGAACCAGTAGAATATATGTTAAATCCTATTGCTGCTGAACCAGTTGAAAGTGTTGTTTTATCTGGAGGAAATCCTG ATTTGTCTCACTCGACCACTGATGCTATCCTCATAAAGAAAATTTTAAACTTTGGTCAAGTGGTAAAAG TTAAAATATTCACAGATGAATCAGGAAAGAGATCAAAAGGGTTTGCTTTTATACAATATACCTGTCAAGACGATGCTGTGGTTTTACCCAATTTGACGCTGAGAAATTGGTCGCTGCATTTCCTGTGGTTCACATCATGTAGTCTCTTTACTGTTTCCTGGGAACTGCTTATTGGCATCTTCG CCACTGCTTTTCCATGCAAGCTTTCGAACACCTAA
- the LOC113322463 gene encoding uncharacterized protein LOC113322463 isoform X2 has protein sequence MDEEDIGKFTDAVREFNSMTRLDAWKSTILLRAKEALKAKEDGAMFSKLITIYEYQLAKALAEPVEYMLNPIAAEPVESVVLSGGNPENFKLWSSGKS, from the exons ATGGATGAGGAAGATATTGGAAAATTTACTGACGCAGTGAGGGAATTTAATAGCATGACCCGACTG GATGCATGGAAGAGTACAATATTGCTGAGAGCAAAGGAAGCACTGAAGGCAAAAGAAGACGG TGCAATGTTCTCAAAACTGATTACCATCTATGAG TATCAACTTGCGAAAGCACTTGCTGAACCAGTAGAATATATGTTAAATCCTATTGCTGCTGAACCAGTTGAAAGTGTTGTTTTATCTGGAGGAAATCCTG AAAATTTTAAACTTTGGTCAAGTGGTAAAAG TTAA